Proteins from a single region of Streptomyces sp. HUAS 15-9:
- a CDS encoding AMP-dependent synthetase/ligase, giving the protein MHEFTNPPWASPPPVGGLADAVFEHALEDPLHVALGRKDEFGQWRDVTSAEFRDEVLALAKGLLARGIRFGDRVAIMSRTRYEWTLFDFALWTIGAQVVPVYPTSSAEQCFWMLYDAECTAAIVEHEDHAMTIATVIDRLPRLHQLWQLDSGAVRELYDAGAHLDDETVHRHRRAVTPDSIATIIYTSGTTGRPKGCVLSHGNFMFEADTMIGRWEPVFHSKKDAEASTLLFLPLAHVFGRMVEVAAFRGGVRFGHQPQLNAAALLPDLAAFKPTFILAVPYIFEKVFNASRRKAEKEGKAGPFEKAVDIAVKYAEAVEAKAWGTGPGPSAALRMQHQLFEKLVYSKVRAAMGGRIRNAMSGGSAMDRRLGLFFAGAGVQIYEGYGLTESTAAATANPPERTRYGTVGQAVPGTTVHIADDGEIWLRGGHVFQGYLNNQKATDATLHDGWLATGDLGSLDEDGYLTITGRKKEILVTSGGKSVSPGVLEERVRDHPLVSQCIVVGNDRPYIAALVTLDTEAVEHWLQMRGKPQLTAAELVRDADLEAEVRRAVVAANTLVSQAESIRTFRILAQPFTEEHGLLTPSLKLKRKAIENAYANEVEALYRA; this is encoded by the coding sequence TTGCACGAGTTCACCAACCCTCCGTGGGCATCGCCGCCGCCGGTGGGCGGTCTGGCCGACGCCGTCTTCGAGCATGCCCTCGAGGACCCGCTGCATGTGGCCCTGGGCCGCAAGGACGAGTTCGGACAGTGGCGTGACGTGACCTCGGCCGAGTTCCGGGACGAGGTCCTCGCCCTCGCCAAGGGGCTGCTCGCCCGGGGCATCCGGTTCGGCGACCGGGTCGCCATCATGTCCCGTACCCGCTACGAGTGGACCCTCTTCGACTTCGCCCTGTGGACCATCGGCGCCCAGGTGGTGCCGGTCTATCCCACCTCCTCCGCCGAGCAGTGCTTCTGGATGCTGTACGACGCCGAGTGCACGGCCGCGATCGTGGAGCACGAGGACCACGCGATGACGATCGCCACCGTCATCGACCGGCTCCCCCGGCTGCACCAGCTGTGGCAGCTGGACTCGGGCGCGGTGCGGGAGCTGTACGACGCCGGTGCGCACCTCGACGACGAGACGGTGCACCGGCACCGGCGGGCGGTGACCCCCGACTCCATCGCGACGATCATCTACACCTCGGGCACCACGGGCCGCCCCAAGGGCTGTGTCCTGTCGCACGGCAACTTCATGTTCGAGGCGGACACGATGATCGGCCGCTGGGAGCCGGTGTTCCACTCGAAGAAGGACGCCGAGGCGTCGACGCTGCTGTTCCTGCCGCTGGCGCACGTCTTCGGGCGGATGGTCGAGGTGGCCGCGTTCCGCGGCGGGGTCCGCTTCGGGCACCAGCCGCAGCTGAACGCCGCCGCCCTGCTGCCCGACCTGGCGGCCTTCAAGCCGACCTTCATCCTCGCGGTGCCGTACATCTTCGAGAAGGTGTTCAACGCGTCCCGCCGCAAGGCCGAGAAGGAGGGCAAGGCCGGGCCGTTCGAGAAGGCCGTCGATATCGCGGTGAAGTACGCGGAGGCGGTGGAGGCCAAGGCCTGGGGCACCGGGCCCGGCCCCTCGGCGGCTCTGCGGATGCAGCACCAGCTCTTCGAGAAGCTGGTCTACTCGAAGGTGCGCGCGGCGATGGGCGGCCGTATCCGCAACGCGATGTCCGGTGGTTCGGCGATGGACCGCCGCCTCGGCCTGTTCTTCGCGGGCGCGGGCGTGCAGATCTACGAGGGCTACGGCCTCACCGAGTCGACCGCTGCCGCCACCGCGAACCCTCCCGAGCGCACCCGCTACGGCACGGTCGGGCAGGCCGTCCCGGGTACGACGGTGCACATCGCGGACGACGGGGAGATCTGGCTGCGCGGCGGCCATGTCTTCCAGGGCTACCTCAACAACCAGAAGGCCACCGACGCGACTTTGCACGACGGCTGGCTGGCCACCGGTGACCTGGGCTCCCTGGACGAGGACGGCTATCTCACCATCACCGGCCGCAAGAAGGAGATCCTGGTGACCTCCGGCGGCAAGAGCGTGTCGCCCGGTGTGCTGGAGGAGCGGGTCCGCGACCATCCGCTGGTCAGCCAGTGCATCGTGGTCGGCAACGACCGTCCGTACATCGCCGCCCTGGTCACCCTGGACACCGAGGCCGTCGAGCACTGGCTGCAGATGCGCGGCAAGCCGCAGCTGACCGCGGCCGAGCTGGTGCGCGACGCCGACCTGGAGGCGGAGGTGCGGCGCGCGGTGGTCGCCGCCAACACCCTCGTCTCGCAGGCCGAGTCGATCCGTACCTTCCGTATCCTGGCCCAGCCGTTCACCGAGGAACACGGCCTGCTCACCCCGTCGTTGAAGCTGAAGCGCAAAGCGATCGAGAACGCCTACGCCAACGAGGTGGAAGCCCTCTACCGGGCCTGA
- a CDS encoding LysR substrate-binding domain-containing protein: MYDPSQLRTFLAVAQTLSFTQAAKRLGLRQSTVSQHVRRLEDAAGRQLFARDTHSVELTEDGEAMLGFARRILEVHEQATAFFTGTRVRGRLRFGASEDFVLTRLPEILEGFRYDHPEVDLELTVELSGTLHEQLTAGKLDLVLAKRRPQDPRGELVWHDELVWIGADRLRLDPDRPVPLIVYPAPGITRARALEALERQGRPWRIACTSGSLNGLIAAARAGLGVMAHSRGLVPPGLFRVPDRASLPELGKVDFVLVHGRRRPLAEAAANALAAAILAGGDRLHPRQRGAR, from the coding sequence GTGTACGACCCCTCCCAGCTGCGGACCTTCCTGGCGGTCGCCCAGACGCTCAGTTTCACCCAGGCCGCCAAGCGGCTCGGGCTGCGCCAGTCGACCGTGAGCCAGCATGTGCGGCGCCTTGAGGACGCCGCCGGGCGGCAGCTGTTCGCCCGGGACACCCACTCCGTGGAGCTGACCGAGGACGGCGAGGCCATGCTCGGCTTCGCCCGCCGGATCCTGGAGGTGCACGAGCAGGCGACGGCGTTCTTCACGGGCACCCGGGTGCGCGGCCGGCTGCGCTTCGGCGCGTCGGAGGACTTCGTCCTCACCCGGCTGCCGGAGATCCTGGAGGGCTTCCGGTACGACCATCCCGAGGTCGACCTGGAGCTGACGGTGGAGCTGTCCGGCACGCTGCACGAGCAGCTGACCGCGGGGAAGCTCGACCTGGTGCTGGCCAAGCGCCGGCCGCAGGATCCGCGCGGCGAGCTGGTGTGGCACGACGAGCTGGTGTGGATCGGCGCGGACCGGCTCCGCCTGGACCCCGACCGCCCGGTCCCGCTGATCGTCTATCCAGCGCCGGGCATCACCCGGGCACGGGCCCTGGAGGCACTGGAGCGGCAGGGGCGGCCATGGCGCATCGCCTGCACCAGCGGCAGCCTCAACGGCCTGATCGCGGCGGCCCGCGCGGGCCTCGGCGTGATGGCCCACTCCCGGGGACTGGTGCCGCCCGGCCTGTTCCGGGTGCCCGACCGGGCCAGCCTGCCGGAGCTGGGCAAGGTGGACTTCGTCCTGGTGCACGGCCGACGCCGCCCCCTTGCCGAGGCCGCGGCGAACGCCCTGGCGGCGGCGATCCTGGCGGGCGGCGACCGTCTGCATCCGCGTCAGCGCGGCGCACGCTGA
- a CDS encoding PQQ-dependent sugar dehydrogenase has translation MNLKRVLPYGLTVALALPLAGLSQGTALAATDYQAEDALISQGTVATNHTGYTGTGFVDYTNVKSSYVEFTVNAAAAGTSSLTLRFANGTSTDRPMDISVGGTVVASGVSFPATADWNTWTTRSVNVPLAAGTNKIRATATTANGGPNLDRVSLAAAADSQAPTRPGRPSCSDIGENGLTLGWGASTDNVGVAAYDIYEHGNKISEAPGSATSKALTGLTPNTTYNLTVIARDAAGNTSPASPVVDCTTKPSSDTTPPTAPGTLSTADVTANSVGLSWGASSDDRGVTAYDIRSGSTVYKTVTSGTTTTLTGLACDSPYSLNVVARDAAGNVSPPGNTVTFTTKACATDGGVPSSIGTLSTGWTIPWGTYWLPDGKSALVTERDDFRVRRLTKDGTKTEVGTVPNVVTTNGEGGLLGVAVDPRWESNHYVYFMHTASEGNRVVRMTYNGSSLSNYTVLLQGIKKNRYHNGGRLAFGPDGYLYVSTGEAQTPDLAQDKNSLNGKILRMTTDGKPAPGNPFGNYVYSYGHRNPQGLAFDRNGRLWEAEFGNSSKDELNLIKPGANYGWPTCEGSCSVSGMTNPKATWNVSEASPSGIAIVRNVVYMASLRGERLWRIPIDGDNESVGTPTAYYVGTYGRLRTVTKVPGSDQLWLSTTNCDNNGGAADGSDKIFRVTIG, from the coding sequence ATGAATCTCAAGAGAGTTCTGCCGTACGGCCTGACCGTGGCCCTCGCGCTGCCGCTGGCCGGGCTGAGCCAGGGCACCGCGCTCGCGGCCACCGACTACCAGGCCGAGGATGCCCTGATCTCGCAGGGCACCGTGGCCACCAACCACACCGGCTACACGGGCACCGGCTTCGTCGACTACACCAACGTCAAAAGCTCGTACGTGGAGTTCACGGTGAACGCGGCCGCCGCGGGCACCTCGTCGCTCACCCTGCGCTTCGCCAACGGAACCTCCACCGACCGGCCCATGGACATCTCCGTGGGCGGCACGGTCGTCGCGTCCGGTGTCTCCTTCCCGGCCACCGCCGACTGGAACACCTGGACGACCAGGAGTGTCAACGTCCCCCTCGCGGCGGGGACCAACAAGATCCGCGCGACCGCCACCACCGCCAACGGCGGCCCCAACCTCGACCGCGTCAGCCTCGCCGCCGCGGCCGACAGCCAGGCCCCAACCCGCCCCGGCCGGCCGAGCTGCTCCGACATCGGCGAGAACGGCCTCACCCTCGGCTGGGGCGCGTCCACCGACAACGTGGGCGTGGCGGCGTACGACATCTACGAACACGGCAACAAGATCAGTGAGGCGCCCGGCAGTGCGACCAGCAAGGCGCTGACCGGGCTCACCCCGAACACCACCTACAACCTCACCGTCATCGCCCGCGACGCGGCGGGCAACACCTCGCCGGCCAGTCCCGTCGTCGACTGCACGACGAAGCCCAGCTCCGACACCACACCGCCGACCGCGCCCGGCACCCTGTCCACGGCCGACGTCACGGCCAACTCGGTCGGCCTCAGCTGGGGCGCGTCGAGCGACGACCGCGGGGTCACCGCATACGACATCCGCAGCGGGTCCACCGTCTACAAGACGGTCACCTCCGGCACCACGACCACGCTCACCGGCCTCGCCTGCGACAGCCCCTACTCCCTGAACGTCGTCGCACGTGATGCGGCGGGCAATGTCTCCCCGCCCGGCAACACGGTCACCTTCACCACCAAGGCCTGCGCCACCGACGGCGGTGTGCCGTCGTCCATCGGCACGCTCTCCACCGGCTGGACCATCCCCTGGGGCACCTACTGGCTGCCCGACGGCAAGTCCGCCCTGGTCACCGAGCGGGACGACTTCCGTGTCCGGAGGCTGACCAAGGACGGCACGAAGACCGAGGTCGGCACGGTTCCCAACGTCGTCACCACCAACGGTGAGGGCGGTCTGCTCGGGGTCGCCGTCGACCCCCGGTGGGAGAGCAACCACTACGTCTACTTCATGCACACGGCGTCCGAGGGCAACCGGGTCGTCCGCATGACGTACAACGGCAGCTCGTTGAGCAACTACACGGTCCTGCTGCAGGGCATCAAGAAGAACCGCTACCACAACGGCGGCCGCCTCGCCTTCGGCCCCGACGGCTATCTGTACGTCTCCACCGGCGAGGCCCAGACCCCCGACCTGGCCCAGGACAAGAACTCCCTGAACGGCAAGATCCTGCGCATGACGACGGACGGCAAGCCGGCCCCCGGCAACCCGTTCGGCAACTACGTCTACAGTTACGGTCACCGCAATCCGCAGGGCCTCGCCTTCGACCGCAACGGGCGGCTGTGGGAGGCCGAGTTCGGCAACAGCTCCAAGGACGAGCTGAACCTGATCAAGCCGGGCGCCAACTACGGCTGGCCGACCTGCGAGGGCAGCTGCAGCGTCTCGGGCATGACCAACCCCAAGGCCACCTGGAACGTCTCCGAGGCCTCGCCGAGCGGTATCGCCATCGTCCGCAACGTCGTCTACATGGCGTCCCTGCGCGGCGAACGGCTGTGGCGCATCCCGATCGACGGCGACAACGAGAGCGTCGGCACGCCGACCGCGTACTACGTCGGCACCTACGGCCGGCTGCGCACGGTCACCAAGGTCCCGGGCTCCGACCAGTTGTGGCTGTCGACCACCAACTGCGACAACAACGGAGGTGCGGCGGACGGATCCGACAAGATCTTCCGCGTGACCATCGGCTGA
- a CDS encoding glycosyl hydrolase family 28 protein: protein MRSTTPHRRGAAAIVLSVLAVVLGLAHPAALAAPQQPHRAAAVYDVRDYGAKGDGSANDTPAVNKAITAANSAGGGTVRFPAGTYRSKNTIHMKSDVTLQVDTGATIQGSSADTYDPPESNPYDKYQDYGHSHFHNAMIYGDRLTDIGFVGGGVIDGAGNLITGNPKSGEADKIISLTRCDGLRLGDGLTLRRGGHFAALVNGCKHVTSDRLTIDTASDRDGWNIISTTDVTVTRADIKANDDALVFKSDYALGAKLPNGHVRVRDSSLSARCCNALMFGSETCGDFTDYQFEKIRIEGADKSGLGMVSMDGAKISDVHYRDITMTDVHSPIMEKIGTRKRCGDSPGVGSISNVTYDNITATGSGPSFSPTLWGENGHRINGITFRHVDITVPGGNGTMSTGVPGNDPKDYNPKAIGTRPAYGWYLHNADDVTFTDSSVKFAANDGRPAVIANAASNIRFTRFTAQRGSNSPHDTGFQSVSGYCLTDSHNTSGGALRTSSTGSTENCGAQARPLDLDNPRQDFLRNSVGGLFLHWGLRTAPAHTNCGAWENDVTSGGWTPDYWVNEARKLHTQYLVLATFHSRLGYARPWPSRIPGSCSTKRDFLGELITAAKAKGMKVILYMTDDPQWHDEGGHEWLDSAGYSAYKGKNVDLTTRDGFGQFSYDNFFEVMDRYPDLGGFWIDNDNAYWESHNLYAQIYRKRPNYTLSNNNEDTPIMDMISNEQKTGMTPAYDYPQAVYTAQPRLTEADFKLPSAGAWWYDGSDPSVDRKLTLGRLVTNAGSSVKALMAETAQVDGRFPANQAAFNTFANTYLDPIWESLHGTEGGGYLYGGLKPGFWNDGAHGVTTISRTDQNRQYIHVLTPPSTSTLRIRDNGYRITSVTDLRTGAAVSWSQSGGVLRLTGLGTWDPYDTVFKVTTAGRQGILKGVKVSASASASGHTGSAAGDGDHLTYWDNDKTLPVDLTFDLGTAKKVRYIGLNQREDSVAYARSATEQSARIKDYKVFLSNDGSTWGSAVKTGQLPSRRGIQGIDLTAANARYVRLEVDSTWAASTDTTRYKRLRIDEAWIGTAYATPADLTTKSDNGQSLRPAMGWSSWSFVRRWPTEAKIKAQADALVASGLKDHGFVQVNLDDFWQTCDSNGFVVDSYGRWTVNAAKFPSGIKALADYVHSKGLKFGFYVTPGIAKNAVTANTTIEGTPYHAKDIADTSKTEKNYNCKNMYYIDYSKPGAQDFINSWARQFASWGVDHLKIDGVGSQDIPDVQAWDKALRATGRPITFALSNNLPIANAVTWRKLANSWRTQGDVECYCGPGANGSGYPLTDWSHVSARFTSAADWQPYAGPGGWNDLDSLEIGNGDQVGLTADQRRSHFTLWAMAGAPLLLGTDLTHLDSVDKAMLTNDRLIGVDQDGVAAKRLVNSGVKQVWSKRENSGDYVVALFNTGTSGRATVSVNWSHVGFTGSGDVTDLWSGSHKGVIADSYSATLRPGETRLIRVEPAASTRSAAASPGFAVAPYEYLGWGNPPSPTSVMSATGVKWFTLAFVLSDGTCNPKWDGSRPLTGGNDQSKINAIRAAGGDVIVSAGGWSGAKLGEKCAGASALAGAYQKVINAYRLKALDIDIENTEWASATVRQRVVDALKKVKADNPGLKTVITFGTTTSGPDSTGVDMIKRAAASGLVNDVWCIMPFDFGGGTTDMGTLTTRAMEGLKARVKSAYGYGDATAYAHIGLSSMNGKTDDSGERVRVADFKTMLAYAQQHHIGRLTYWSVNRDRACGSGTDGDSCSGVSQQPYDFLKVFAQYTG from the coding sequence ATGCGTTCCACCACCCCCCACCGAAGAGGTGCGGCGGCGATCGTACTGTCCGTCCTCGCCGTCGTCCTCGGCCTCGCCCACCCCGCGGCCCTCGCCGCCCCACAACAGCCTCACCGCGCGGCCGCCGTCTACGACGTGCGCGACTACGGCGCCAAGGGCGACGGATCCGCCAACGACACCCCCGCCGTCAACAAGGCCATCACCGCGGCCAATTCGGCCGGCGGCGGCACCGTCCGCTTCCCGGCCGGCACCTACAGGTCCAAGAACACCATCCACATGAAGAGCGACGTGACGCTCCAGGTCGACACGGGCGCCACGATCCAGGGCTCCTCCGCGGACACCTACGACCCGCCCGAGTCCAACCCGTACGACAAGTACCAGGACTACGGGCACAGCCACTTCCACAACGCGATGATCTACGGCGACCGGCTCACGGACATCGGCTTCGTCGGCGGCGGGGTCATCGACGGGGCCGGCAACCTGATCACCGGCAACCCCAAGTCAGGAGAGGCCGACAAGATCATCTCGCTGACGAGGTGCGACGGGCTGCGCCTCGGCGACGGTCTCACCCTGCGCCGCGGCGGTCACTTCGCGGCTCTCGTCAACGGCTGCAAGCACGTCACCTCGGACCGTCTCACCATCGACACCGCGAGCGACCGCGACGGCTGGAACATCATCTCCACCACCGATGTCACGGTCACCCGTGCCGACATCAAGGCCAATGACGACGCCCTGGTCTTCAAGAGCGACTACGCCCTCGGCGCCAAGCTGCCCAACGGCCATGTCCGGGTGCGCGATTCCTCCTTGTCGGCCCGGTGCTGCAACGCCCTGATGTTCGGCTCCGAGACCTGCGGCGACTTCACCGACTACCAGTTCGAGAAGATCCGTATCGAGGGCGCCGACAAGTCCGGCCTCGGCATGGTGTCCATGGACGGCGCGAAGATCTCCGACGTCCACTACCGCGACATCACCATGACCGACGTCCACTCGCCGATCATGGAGAAGATCGGCACGCGCAAACGGTGCGGCGACAGCCCCGGCGTCGGCTCGATCAGCAACGTGACGTACGACAACATCACGGCCACCGGCAGCGGCCCCTCCTTCAGCCCGACCCTGTGGGGCGAGAACGGCCACCGGATCAACGGCATCACGTTCCGCCATGTCGACATCACCGTGCCCGGCGGCAACGGCACCATGTCCACGGGCGTGCCGGGCAACGACCCGAAGGACTACAACCCCAAGGCCATCGGCACCCGTCCGGCCTACGGCTGGTACCTGCACAACGCGGACGACGTCACCTTCACCGACAGCTCCGTGAAGTTCGCCGCGAACGACGGCCGTCCCGCGGTCATCGCCAACGCTGCGAGCAATATCCGCTTCACTCGCTTCACCGCCCAGCGCGGCAGCAACTCCCCGCACGACACCGGCTTCCAGAGCGTCAGCGGCTACTGCCTGACGGACAGTCACAACACCTCCGGCGGCGCGCTGCGGACCTCGTCCACCGGGTCCACCGAGAACTGCGGTGCGCAGGCCAGGCCCCTGGACCTCGACAACCCCCGCCAGGACTTCCTGCGCAACTCCGTCGGCGGCCTCTTCCTGCACTGGGGCCTGCGCACCGCCCCCGCCCACACCAATTGCGGCGCCTGGGAGAACGACGTCACCAGCGGCGGCTGGACACCGGACTACTGGGTGAACGAGGCCCGCAAGCTGCATACGCAGTACCTCGTCCTGGCCACGTTCCACAGCCGGCTGGGCTACGCCCGCCCCTGGCCGTCCCGGATCCCCGGCTCCTGCTCCACCAAGCGGGACTTCCTCGGCGAGCTGATCACCGCCGCCAAGGCCAAGGGCATGAAGGTCATCCTCTACATGACCGACGACCCCCAGTGGCACGACGAGGGCGGTCACGAGTGGCTGGACTCGGCCGGCTACTCCGCCTACAAGGGCAAGAACGTCGACCTGACCACCCGGGACGGCTTCGGGCAGTTCAGCTACGACAACTTCTTCGAGGTCATGGACCGCTATCCCGACCTCGGCGGCTTCTGGATCGACAACGACAACGCGTACTGGGAGAGCCACAACCTCTACGCGCAGATCTATCGGAAGCGCCCGAACTACACGCTCAGCAACAACAACGAAGACACGCCGATCATGGACATGATCAGCAATGAGCAGAAGACCGGGATGACCCCCGCCTACGACTACCCGCAGGCCGTCTACACGGCTCAACCGCGCCTGACCGAGGCCGACTTCAAACTGCCCTCGGCCGGCGCCTGGTGGTACGACGGCTCCGACCCCTCGGTCGACCGCAAGCTCACCCTCGGCCGGCTCGTCACCAACGCCGGTTCCTCGGTGAAGGCCCTGATGGCCGAGACCGCCCAGGTCGACGGCAGGTTCCCGGCCAACCAGGCCGCCTTCAACACCTTCGCGAACACCTACCTCGACCCCATCTGGGAGTCCCTGCACGGCACCGAGGGCGGCGGCTATCTGTACGGCGGCCTCAAACCCGGCTTCTGGAACGACGGCGCGCACGGCGTGACCACGATCAGCAGGACGGACCAGAACCGGCAGTACATCCACGTCCTGACCCCGCCCAGCACCAGCACCCTGCGCATCCGCGACAACGGCTACCGCATCACCTCGGTCACCGACCTCCGTACCGGAGCGGCCGTTTCGTGGTCGCAGTCCGGCGGTGTGCTCAGGCTCACCGGCCTCGGCACCTGGGACCCGTACGACACCGTCTTCAAGGTCACCACGGCGGGCCGCCAGGGCATCCTCAAGGGCGTCAAGGTCTCCGCGAGCGCCTCGGCGAGCGGCCACACCGGCTCCGCCGCCGGTGACGGCGACCACCTCACCTACTGGGACAACGACAAGACCCTGCCCGTCGACCTCACCTTCGACCTCGGCACGGCGAAGAAGGTGCGGTACATCGGCCTCAACCAGCGGGAGGACTCGGTCGCCTACGCCCGCTCCGCCACCGAGCAGTCCGCCCGCATCAAGGACTACAAGGTCTTCCTGAGCAACGACGGCTCCACCTGGGGGAGCGCGGTGAAGACCGGGCAGCTCCCGAGCCGGCGCGGCATCCAGGGCATCGACCTCACCGCCGCCAACGCCCGTTACGTGCGCCTGGAGGTGGACTCCACCTGGGCCGCGTCGACCGACACCACCCGCTACAAGCGGCTGCGGATCGACGAGGCGTGGATCGGCACCGCGTACGCGACACCGGCCGACCTCACCACCAAGTCGGACAACGGCCAGTCCCTCCGCCCGGCCATGGGCTGGAGCAGCTGGAGCTTCGTGCGCCGTTGGCCCACCGAGGCGAAGATCAAGGCGCAGGCCGACGCGCTGGTGGCGAGCGGGCTGAAGGATCACGGGTTCGTCCAGGTCAACCTCGACGACTTCTGGCAGACGTGCGACTCCAACGGGTTCGTCGTCGACTCCTACGGCCGCTGGACCGTGAACGCCGCCAAGTTCCCGTCCGGGATCAAGGCGCTCGCGGACTACGTCCACTCCAAGGGGCTGAAGTTCGGCTTCTACGTCACCCCGGGCATCGCCAAGAACGCGGTCACCGCGAATACGACGATCGAAGGGACTCCGTACCACGCGAAGGACATCGCGGACACCTCGAAGACGGAGAAGAACTACAACTGCAAGAACATGTACTACATCGACTACTCCAAGCCGGGCGCACAGGACTTCATCAACTCCTGGGCACGGCAGTTCGCCTCCTGGGGAGTCGACCATCTGAAGATCGACGGCGTGGGCAGCCAGGACATCCCGGACGTCCAGGCCTGGGACAAGGCCCTGCGGGCCACCGGGCGGCCCATCACCTTCGCCCTCTCCAACAACCTGCCGATCGCGAACGCCGTCACCTGGCGGAAGCTTGCCAACAGCTGGCGCACCCAGGGCGACGTGGAGTGCTACTGCGGGCCCGGCGCGAACGGCAGCGGCTACCCGCTCACCGACTGGTCGCATGTCTCCGCCCGCTTCACCTCGGCCGCCGACTGGCAGCCGTACGCCGGTCCCGGCGGCTGGAACGATCTCGACTCGCTGGAGATCGGCAACGGCGACCAGGTGGGGCTCACCGCCGACCAGCGGCGCTCGCACTTCACGCTGTGGGCGATGGCAGGCGCGCCCCTGCTGCTCGGCACCGACCTCACCCACCTCGACTCCGTCGACAAGGCGATGCTCACCAACGACCGGCTCATCGGCGTCGACCAGGACGGCGTCGCCGCGAAACGCCTTGTGAACAGTGGTGTCAAGCAGGTTTGGAGCAAACGCGAAAACAGCGGTGACTACGTGGTGGCGCTGTTCAACACCGGAACCTCCGGCCGCGCCACGGTCAGTGTGAACTGGTCCCACGTCGGCTTCACCGGTTCCGGCGATGTCACCGACCTCTGGTCCGGCTCCCACAAGGGCGTGATCGCCGACTCCTACAGCGCGACCCTGCGCCCGGGGGAGACCCGGCTGATCCGCGTCGAACCCGCCGCCTCCACGCGGTCGGCGGCGGCCTCGCCGGGCTTCGCCGTCGCCCCCTACGAGTACCTCGGCTGGGGCAACCCGCCCAGCCCCACCTCGGTCATGTCGGCGACCGGCGTCAAATGGTTCACGCTGGCGTTCGTCCTCTCCGACGGCACCTGCAACCCCAAGTGGGACGGCTCGCGCCCGCTGACCGGCGGCAACGACCAGTCGAAGATCAACGCGATCAGAGCGGCGGGCGGTGATGTGATCGTGTCCGCCGGAGGCTGGAGCGGCGCCAAGCTCGGCGAGAAGTGCGCCGGCGCCTCCGCGCTCGCCGGCGCGTACCAGAAGGTCATCAACGCCTACAGGCTGAAGGCCCTCGACATCGACATCGAGAACACCGAGTGGGCGAGCGCCACCGTGCGGCAACGCGTCGTCGACGCGCTGAAGAAGGTCAAGGCCGACAACCCCGGCCTGAAGACCGTCATCACCTTCGGCACGACGACCAGTGGCCCCGACTCCACCGGTGTCGACATGATCAAGCGGGCGGCCGCCTCCGGGCTCGTGAACGACGTCTGGTGCATCATGCCGTTCGACTTCGGCGGCGGCACCACCGACATGGGCACCCTCACCACCCGGGCCATGGAAGGCCTCAAGGCCCGGGTCAAGTCGGCGTACGGCTACGGCGACGCCACCGCCTACGCCCACATAGGGCTCTCGTCCATGAACGGCAAGACCGACGACTCCGGTGAGCGTGTCCGCGTCGCCGACTTCAAGACGATGCTCGCCTACGCCCAGCAGCACCACATCGGACGCCTCACCTACTGGTCCGTCAACCGTGACCGCGCCTGCGGCTCCGGCACCGACGGCGACTCCTGCAGCGGCGTGTCGCAGCAGCCGTACGACTTCCTGAAGGTCTTCGCCCAGTACACGGGCTGA